In the Phaseolus vulgaris cultivar G19833 chromosome 7, P. vulgaris v2.0, whole genome shotgun sequence genome, one interval contains:
- the LOC137829152 gene encoding uncharacterized protein: MNKESKDHLVWGGDTTRVFYVKSAYVRLANQTNGPMDGSFSNLWQAKAMPKALITGWRILLDRIPTSINLLKRRVAINSTICALCRESEESTQHLFLDCAIA; the protein is encoded by the coding sequence ATGAACAAGGAATCCAAGGATCATCTTGTTTGGGGAGGGGATACCACAAGGGTCTTCTATGTGAAATCAGCTTATGTTCGCTTGGCTAACCAAACCAATGGTCCAATGGATGGATCTTTTTCCaacctatggcaagcaaaagcAATGCCTAAAGCCCTAATCACTGGGTGGAGAATCTTACTAGATAGAATCCCAACTAGTATTAACCTTCTCAAAAGAAGGGTGGCAATAAATTCTACTATATGTGCACTTTGTAGGGAGTCAGAAGAATCCACCCAACATCTTTTCTTGGATTGTGCCATTGCATAA